One Halioglobus japonicus DNA segment encodes these proteins:
- a CDS encoding DUF1254 domain-containing protein: MKMLKILETKQVAVLALCLLVAMLGTAAEPTPGFNQTIPKSILTEDAVDTSIGELRFFDGMPDDETVRKLYDNLDTIRATDVFLNMVPAASLEGIRRGLEGLGVTKPNQVMMFDQLLDSNPLFLTGNTDTVYSVVIFDLSRDGPVVVEIPPGSGPSTVNDAYFRFVTDMGAPGPDRGKGGKYLILPHDYEGDIPKGYFTATSPSAINLMVLRGFLVDGKTDAAVRSVKEALKIYPLNKKDNPPEMKFISGSKIPFNTVHANDSSFFDEINDVIQREPVGFLDPELRGQLASIGIQKGKPFEPDARMQRLLRDGIAIGNATARALLLQPRDKTAYLYDDRRWYSAFIGGDYQWLIAGGDGGRNLDARTAFFYGYTLNTPAMVMKMVGAGSQYAVAASDQSGNYLDGSKFYRIRIPPNVPAKDFWSMVVYDPQTRSELQTGQPFPSKNNKRDSLIVDKDGSIELYFGPTAPDGKAANWIQTVPGKGWWAIFRLYGPLDAWFDREWRPGDFELIGDGFGDSHDH, encoded by the coding sequence ATGAAAATGCTGAAAATATTAGAAACAAAACAGGTAGCGGTACTGGCGCTATGTCTATTAGTAGCGATGCTCGGGACGGCAGCTGAACCAACGCCAGGATTTAATCAAACCATTCCTAAATCGATTCTTACAGAGGATGCTGTTGACACTTCGATTGGAGAGCTCCGTTTCTTTGATGGTATGCCGGATGATGAAACTGTCCGGAAACTCTATGACAACCTCGATACGATTAGAGCCACCGATGTTTTTCTGAATATGGTCCCTGCAGCCTCACTTGAAGGTATACGTCGCGGTCTCGAAGGTCTTGGTGTGACGAAACCAAACCAAGTGATGATGTTCGATCAGCTACTCGACTCCAACCCACTATTTTTGACGGGGAATACAGATACGGTGTATTCCGTCGTAATTTTTGATCTGAGTCGCGATGGCCCTGTTGTCGTCGAAATCCCTCCGGGTAGCGGTCCTAGTACCGTCAATGACGCGTATTTTCGTTTCGTGACGGATATGGGCGCACCCGGACCTGATCGTGGAAAGGGGGGTAAATACCTAATTTTGCCTCACGACTATGAAGGGGATATTCCGAAAGGCTACTTCACAGCAACTTCGCCCTCCGCAATAAATCTGATGGTTCTGCGAGGCTTTCTTGTTGATGGAAAAACAGACGCAGCGGTACGGTCCGTCAAGGAAGCTTTGAAAATATATCCCTTGAATAAAAAAGATAATCCGCCTGAGATGAAATTTATCAGTGGGTCGAAAATTCCATTCAATACGGTGCACGCCAACGACTCGAGTTTTTTTGACGAAATTAATGATGTTATTCAAAGAGAACCAGTCGGATTCCTGGACCCTGAACTACGTGGTCAACTGGCGAGCATAGGTATACAAAAAGGTAAACCGTTTGAGCCAGACGCGCGCATGCAGCGGTTGTTGCGCGACGGTATTGCCATTGGCAATGCGACTGCTCGTGCGTTGCTACTGCAGCCACGAGATAAAACGGCATATTTGTATGACGATCGTCGGTGGTACTCCGCTTTTATTGGGGGCGATTATCAATGGCTGATTGCAGGCGGTGATGGTGGGCGCAATCTCGATGCACGCACAGCGTTTTTCTACGGATACACGTTGAACACACCCGCTATGGTGATGAAGATGGTCGGTGCCGGATCGCAGTACGCGGTCGCCGCTTCTGATCAGTCGGGTAATTATCTAGACGGCAGTAAATTCTACCGTATCCGCATCCCGCCGAATGTTCCAGCAAAGGATTTCTGGTCAATGGTGGTGTATGACCCTCAGACGAGAAGCGAACTTCAGACAGGCCAGCCCTTCCCAAGTAAAAACAACAAACGCGATAGTTTGATTGTCGATAAAGATGGGTCAATCGAACTTTACTTTGGCCCAACGGCACCGGACGGAAAAGCCGCCAATTGGATACAGACGGTGCCCGGCAAGGGATGGTGGGCCATCTTTAGGTTGTATGGACCGCTAGATGCCTGGTTTGACAGGGAATGGCGCCCCGGCGACTTCGAACTCATCGGAGATGGATTCGGCGATTCGCATGATCACTAG
- a CDS encoding DUF3604 domain-containing protein: MNRLKVVLCMLCAASASLDAATPDQDQLLFGTTHGHSNWSIDAFGIGNQSLGAEVDHDVALGDAVTHHTDSKVKLQRQQYYALPNRAEMMGIVLGLIKASGLVHIGQWVASVGLGKAIAIDTHDCRCRR, encoded by the coding sequence ATGAATCGATTGAAGGTTGTACTTTGTATGCTGTGTGCCGCTTCTGCATCGCTTGATGCGGCAACACCTGATCAGGATCAGTTGCTGTTTGGTACGACACACGGTCACTCGAATTGGTCCATTGATGCCTTTGGCATTGGCAACCAGTCGTTGGGGGCGGAGGTTGATCACGATGTTGCCCTTGGTGATGCAGTGACGCATCACACTGATAGCAAGGTGAAGTTGCAGAGGCAGCAGTACTATGCACTGCCGAACCGAGCTGAGATGATGGGCATTGTACTCGGTTTGATCAAAGCGAGTGGCCTCGTTCACATCGGCCAATGGGTCGCTTCAGTTGGGCTTGGAAAAGCGATCGCCATCGATACTCATGACTGCAGATGTCGCCGCTAA
- a CDS encoding lipase secretion chaperone: protein MKLPLIVPALIVMAGCVGYLYFGKFDAVTVSGGTALNDRDLPEAVLPIEAIENIVQSSGQPDRLLPEEYFDQVPASLSGIGAPVLLQTDDSGSLIVDWRLRDLFEHYLVAIGEEPLEIIIARIQHYLRGELSVDNYTLAIDILEGYIKYRNNIGAIINDANIKGGMSGDRESIAALKREIRESRLDFLPAGVAEAMFIREDAYDDLMLEKWRINTDATLTPQQRSEALAYLNEQALHAGTIGSRMSSALIEIREISANLSDSGQSPEAIFEARRQVVGVDAASRMAALDAERLDWQRRVDEYRQELSAVEGYPEEERAHLVEEIRRRHFQSYELVRIRAIDRGG, encoded by the coding sequence ATGAAGCTGCCCCTAATTGTCCCTGCATTAATAGTGATGGCAGGCTGCGTAGGCTATTTATATTTCGGCAAATTTGATGCAGTAACTGTAAGTGGCGGCACAGCGTTGAACGATCGGGATCTACCCGAAGCGGTACTTCCGATCGAGGCCATAGAGAATATTGTTCAAAGTTCAGGTCAGCCCGACAGGCTCCTGCCTGAAGAGTATTTCGATCAGGTACCAGCATCACTCTCAGGTATCGGTGCGCCCGTGCTTTTACAGACCGATGATAGCGGGTCTTTGATAGTCGATTGGCGTTTAAGGGACCTCTTCGAACACTACCTTGTCGCAATTGGCGAGGAGCCCCTTGAGATCATCATTGCGCGTATTCAGCATTACCTTCGCGGTGAGTTGAGTGTGGATAACTACACACTTGCGATAGATATTCTCGAAGGATACATAAAGTATCGCAATAACATCGGCGCTATTATTAATGACGCAAACATTAAAGGTGGCATGTCCGGCGACAGGGAGAGCATCGCAGCACTGAAAAGAGAAATTCGTGAGTCCAGATTAGACTTTCTGCCCGCTGGCGTAGCAGAGGCGATGTTTATCAGGGAGGACGCCTACGATGACCTTATGCTCGAAAAGTGGCGAATTAACACCGATGCAACTTTGACACCGCAGCAGCGCTCGGAAGCGCTTGCGTATTTGAACGAACAAGCGCTACATGCCGGTACCATTGGAAGCCGAATGTCGTCAGCTCTTATTGAAATACGTGAAATATCCGCAAACCTGAGCGATTCGGGTCAATCCCCAGAAGCTATTTTCGAGGCCCGTCGGCAAGTTGTAGGAGTCGACGCTGCCAGTCGTATGGCTGCACTCGACGCTGAGCGCCTGGATTGGCAGCGGCGTGTCGATGAATACAGGCAGGAATTGTCTGCGGTAGAAGGCTACCCAGAGGAAGAGAGGGCGCATCTTGTTGAAGAAATACGGCGCCGACACTTTCAGAGCTATGAGCTTGTCAGAATTCGGGCCATTGATAGAGGCGGCTGA
- a CDS encoding DUF11 domain-containing protein: protein MDGRTDYGQRTPRRGLQHCQPAHIPPTPGGTLIVECDAVTGSTSTDDLTVVVPVYITDILDESFDDSQLLTNTVTADYSYESDTFDDTDESNVLALHAAVQKNVRGGDTPGDTLTYTINFQLTDYPDDAPNAGANSFIITDVMPDGLEYVDTLDLVINGTSYPITADVIYDPATGITLLSWDIAAAVNNVDTLLPNAAEGSLTYEAEILTEYVDPPGPVQAGDRFTNSITLGYSLTEGGSGGDDSDSSNEIILNDTNKELTDPPPGSFDTVMPGTPVTFTLTNVIPAGSSSNVTIKDFLPAPVFDVTQAPQPVINVIQGPAVSPVISGADNSITLNYGDIVSDTPTTIEVDLIATVTTDPFADELFLTNLMQTGYETTDGRVITEQNVAGITVGAPELTLTKGVASIDNPNATIDPDPADSPADSNGANADAGDTVNFEITVENLGTQSAFNVTVLDPDVAGLQCQQGSIAVVDGNGDTLGFSGDLESGLQLDDPLAPNDGNPSEGGPPYATDTAIINVDCVLTDDVYPRQVITNTASVTWTSTADPADNPFTPIEDDARVTIAEPLITKTVIASEPGYSGDIFKLHIGEIATYRVEITVPEGVSPNVRFEDVLDAGMVHLETTSIVFPPGVTSSLGNAVVIQANEGIIPANNDTSLEGVDRWKIFGPGRGDDGFGDITNANDDNDVAEVIVIEYRARATNTVLNVNSTALRNRARWYWNPSDIDRQNVQAKADRIVIVEPAFRITKTFTPELGDNTTPPMVTIEFEHAGASTADAFDLTLIDLLPIDMAILNNEAGVSVVGTCNPPESIVVLNGFSDELIMEWDQFEIGDGKCTITFQTEFLIPQVPAGVQFQNCAVLFWESLSDFNQPLQNAPNSTIAVERTGDTDDPGGDANTYNIEACDIFQIFDVGIVKTVESSTQSHTDNNLGTPAGTEALAIGEIVVFNLVTTLPLAPTLDLKVRDLLPRTEMVLELIDIEHIALGADLSPTIFPPTKTITDSNGDGINDRGELDYGSVGHIINPPDIDDDDRILVQVTAKVLDRPANANERTDINSAIVEFLPDTVATDDYPLELVEATLELDKFGSTSSVEAGDPVDFRLVVRHASGSRTDAQNVVLEDIIPAEFDLVGGSVELGDVCSVQPDAPPAVIGATISVEWTDFPLGATCEIDFSVTVSLAAVSGQQIVNESEVSWTSLNRSEQTDLDDERSYTLKDTWTVVVSVPGLEKSMISTSVLDTPFKLEVPVHKLTIGEEATFTLTTSFPDGTTLQARIEDVLPTNDVALEFVSSEVVSIGADLTILGGPSVGDPAAACTPPADECLNWILGTVVNAPDLRDEPDEADQVVVELVAIVLDDPLNSGAPGQDKNLINTGNTYTSETILTSTVQFDLVEPQLRIQKLTSNGGIEKTTVAGMEEEFTLIIQHRAESTANARSIQVLDTLNPNMEWIDDSTVETTCLGLSIDASPTPGTSGDVAFSFQRLTLVQDQCEIKFTVKMADDLPIQGIFRNEAVLNWESAPGSPESRQYDDTAFAILISLEEAEISKRVFATSVSDSESDAGDPKIVDVLIGEQIEYTLNLRFPEGTTRDVVLTDTFQMDGAGELELLGGELFFIGDSITATPQDPVIIGNTISVDIGDVENSADMMTGLDDTVIIRLQMRATDVGVNVAGDTLLNETELRYTGLAGITLTESSEAEIEIIEPELTHVKTFTALNEAVATIQLDISNSGNGPAYDLSITDEFDEAIWLPGSLQEVTIPDGFTITESSSGGITTVTIAAEVLSTAPPPNQVLSPGESATIVFSMTLQNNGNPGPTRIPNTATLKGSSLPGDDDAERIYTEDASDELLLPALDLLKIWAGRSIPQCPAIRSPTR, encoded by the coding sequence GTGGACGGGCGCACCGATTACGGTCAACGCACCCCTCGGCGCGGGCTGCAACACTGCCAGCCTGCCCACATTCCCCCGACACCGGGTGGCACGCTAATCGTTGAATGTGATGCGGTAACGGGCAGCACGTCGACAGACGATCTCACCGTGGTGGTGCCGGTTTATATCACCGACATCCTCGACGAATCCTTTGACGACAGCCAGCTTCTGACCAACACCGTCACGGCGGATTACAGCTACGAGAGCGATACGTTTGACGACACCGATGAGTCCAACGTGCTGGCCTTGCATGCGGCGGTCCAGAAAAACGTCAGGGGCGGGGACACACCCGGCGATACGCTCACTTACACCATTAACTTCCAGCTGACCGACTATCCGGACGATGCTCCCAATGCCGGTGCCAACAGCTTTATCATCACCGACGTGATGCCCGACGGGCTAGAGTATGTCGACACTCTGGACCTGGTGATTAACGGCACGTCCTATCCTATAACCGCGGATGTGATCTACGACCCTGCGACAGGCATCACCCTGCTGAGCTGGGACATTGCCGCAGCAGTGAACAACGTCGATACACTGCTACCGAATGCCGCTGAAGGCAGCCTGACCTACGAGGCGGAGATCCTCACCGAGTACGTCGACCCACCCGGCCCCGTGCAGGCAGGCGACAGATTTACCAACAGCATCACCCTTGGCTACAGCCTGACCGAGGGCGGCAGCGGTGGAGATGACTCAGACAGTAGTAACGAGATTATTCTCAACGACACCAACAAGGAACTCACAGACCCGCCTCCCGGCTCCTTTGATACCGTCATGCCCGGCACCCCTGTGACCTTTACCCTGACCAACGTCATCCCTGCAGGCTCGAGTTCGAATGTCACTATCAAGGACTTCCTGCCCGCCCCTGTATTCGATGTCACCCAAGCACCGCAACCTGTAATCAACGTCATCCAGGGTCCCGCGGTCAGCCCGGTCATCAGCGGCGCGGATAACTCCATAACGCTCAACTACGGCGACATCGTCTCTGACACTCCCACGACGATTGAAGTGGATCTGATTGCCACCGTGACAACCGATCCGTTTGCCGACGAGCTGTTTCTCACTAACCTGATGCAAACCGGCTATGAAACCACCGATGGTCGCGTGATCACTGAACAGAACGTAGCTGGCATCACGGTGGGCGCACCCGAGCTCACGCTGACCAAGGGCGTAGCATCCATCGACAACCCCAATGCCACCATCGACCCGGATCCGGCTGATTCACCGGCAGACTCTAATGGTGCCAACGCCGATGCCGGCGACACGGTCAACTTCGAAATCACCGTAGAAAACCTCGGTACCCAGTCCGCATTCAACGTCACAGTGCTAGATCCGGATGTGGCTGGCCTACAATGCCAGCAAGGTTCCATTGCGGTCGTCGACGGCAACGGCGACACGCTGGGCTTCAGCGGCGATCTAGAGAGCGGCCTCCAACTCGACGACCCGCTGGCCCCGAACGATGGCAACCCCTCCGAGGGCGGCCCACCCTACGCCACCGATACAGCCATAATCAACGTCGACTGCGTGCTGACCGACGATGTCTACCCGCGCCAGGTGATCACCAATACCGCGTCGGTGACCTGGACCTCCACGGCCGACCCGGCCGACAACCCGTTCACACCTATTGAGGATGATGCCCGAGTGACGATAGCGGAACCGCTGATCACCAAGACCGTGATCGCATCAGAGCCCGGCTACTCAGGCGACATCTTCAAACTCCACATCGGCGAGATCGCCACCTATCGCGTTGAAATCACCGTGCCCGAGGGTGTCTCGCCCAACGTCCGGTTCGAGGATGTGCTCGACGCCGGCATGGTACATCTTGAAACCACCAGCATTGTATTCCCTCCCGGCGTCACCAGCAGCCTGGGTAACGCGGTTGTTATCCAAGCTAACGAAGGCATCATCCCGGCGAACAACGACACCTCCCTCGAGGGTGTTGATCGCTGGAAAATCTTCGGCCCGGGCCGAGGTGACGACGGCTTCGGCGATATTACCAACGCCAATGACGACAACGATGTGGCCGAAGTTATCGTCATCGAATATCGCGCTCGTGCAACTAACACGGTCTTGAACGTCAATAGCACCGCACTGCGCAACCGCGCGCGCTGGTACTGGAATCCGAGCGATATTGATCGTCAGAACGTACAGGCCAAGGCTGACCGAATTGTAATAGTCGAGCCAGCCTTTCGCATAACCAAGACTTTCACCCCAGAGCTTGGGGACAATACAACCCCGCCGATGGTGACGATTGAATTCGAACACGCCGGCGCATCGACTGCCGATGCCTTCGACCTGACGCTTATCGACCTTCTTCCCATAGACATGGCCATCCTTAACAATGAGGCCGGTGTTTCTGTCGTCGGCACCTGCAACCCACCCGAAAGTATTGTTGTGCTGAATGGCTTCTCAGATGAACTGATCATGGAGTGGGATCAGTTCGAAATCGGCGATGGCAAGTGTACTATCACCTTCCAAACCGAATTCCTGATTCCACAGGTACCGGCGGGGGTGCAGTTCCAGAACTGTGCAGTACTCTTCTGGGAGAGCCTCTCTGACTTTAACCAGCCTCTGCAAAATGCGCCAAACTCCACCATCGCAGTTGAGCGCACCGGCGATACTGATGATCCTGGCGGCGATGCCAACACCTACAATATTGAGGCCTGCGATATATTCCAGATCTTTGACGTGGGAATCGTCAAGACCGTGGAGAGTTCCACCCAAAGCCATACTGACAACAATCTCGGTACACCTGCCGGCACCGAAGCGCTGGCGATCGGTGAAATCGTGGTGTTTAACCTGGTCACTACCCTGCCGCTGGCACCGACTCTGGATCTTAAGGTCCGGGACCTGCTTCCGCGCACCGAGATGGTGCTCGAATTAATCGACATTGAGCACATTGCCCTGGGCGCAGATTTGAGCCCCACGATCTTCCCGCCCACCAAGACCATCACCGATTCCAACGGCGATGGCATTAATGATCGGGGCGAGTTGGACTATGGTTCAGTGGGCCACATCATCAACCCGCCAGATATTGATGATGACGATCGTATCCTGGTGCAAGTGACCGCCAAGGTCCTGGACCGTCCGGCCAACGCGAACGAGAGAACTGACATCAATTCTGCCATCGTCGAATTCCTCCCCGACACGGTCGCGACGGACGACTATCCATTGGAACTCGTAGAGGCGACCCTGGAACTCGACAAGTTTGGAAGCACATCATCAGTCGAAGCAGGCGACCCTGTGGACTTCCGCCTCGTAGTCAGACACGCCAGCGGCTCGCGGACTGATGCCCAGAATGTCGTCCTGGAAGATATCATCCCGGCTGAGTTTGACCTGGTGGGCGGCTCGGTAGAACTAGGTGATGTCTGCTCTGTACAACCCGACGCCCCCCCTGCAGTAATCGGCGCCACAATCAGCGTCGAATGGACTGACTTCCCCCTCGGTGCAACCTGCGAGATCGATTTTTCCGTCACCGTTAGCTTGGCGGCGGTTTCTGGCCAACAGATTGTTAATGAGAGTGAAGTTTCCTGGACCAGCCTGAACCGGAGTGAACAGACCGACCTCGATGATGAACGCAGCTATACATTGAAGGACACATGGACTGTCGTTGTCAGCGTGCCAGGTCTCGAAAAATCAATGATCAGCACCAGTGTCCTCGATACGCCTTTCAAGCTTGAAGTGCCTGTGCACAAGCTGACCATCGGTGAAGAAGCAACGTTTACCCTCACAACCTCCTTCCCGGATGGGACTACGCTGCAAGCCCGTATTGAAGATGTGCTGCCCACCAACGATGTGGCTCTGGAGTTTGTCAGTTCTGAGGTCGTCTCCATTGGCGCAGACCTGACCATCCTTGGAGGGCCCTCTGTGGGCGATCCGGCCGCGGCCTGTACTCCGCCAGCAGACGAGTGCCTTAACTGGATTCTCGGCACTGTGGTTAACGCACCGGACCTGCGCGATGAACCCGACGAGGCCGACCAGGTTGTAGTCGAGCTGGTGGCCATCGTGCTAGACGATCCGCTGAACTCCGGTGCACCCGGACAGGACAAGAACCTGATCAACACTGGAAACACCTACACCTCGGAAACCATACTCACATCAACCGTGCAGTTTGACCTCGTGGAGCCTCAGCTTCGCATACAAAAACTTACATCCAATGGCGGCATCGAGAAAACCACTGTGGCCGGCATGGAAGAAGAGTTCACCCTGATCATCCAGCACCGCGCCGAGTCAACCGCAAACGCACGCAGTATCCAAGTGCTAGATACACTGAATCCGAACATGGAGTGGATAGACGACTCAACGGTGGAGACCACCTGCCTGGGCCTGAGTATCGATGCTTCACCGACACCGGGCACCTCGGGAGACGTGGCGTTTTCTTTCCAAAGACTAACGCTGGTACAGGACCAGTGCGAAATCAAATTTACCGTCAAGATGGCCGACGACCTTCCCATTCAGGGCATTTTCAGAAACGAGGCTGTTCTGAACTGGGAGTCTGCACCTGGATCACCCGAGTCGCGCCAATACGACGACACTGCCTTCGCCATTCTGATTTCCCTCGAGGAAGCAGAGATCAGCAAGCGGGTCTTTGCCACTTCGGTGTCGGATAGCGAATCCGATGCCGGGGACCCGAAAATTGTCGATGTACTGATCGGCGAACAGATCGAGTACACCCTGAACCTGCGCTTCCCAGAAGGTACCACCAGAGATGTGGTGCTGACAGATACCTTCCAAATGGATGGCGCTGGCGAACTTGAGTTACTCGGCGGTGAACTGTTCTTTATCGGCGATAGTATTACGGCGACGCCGCAGGACCCGGTAATCATCGGCAACACCATCTCGGTGGATATCGGTGACGTGGAGAACTCTGCGGATATGATGACGGGGCTCGACGACACCGTCATCATTCGGCTGCAGATGCGTGCCACCGACGTCGGGGTCAACGTCGCGGGCGATACCCTGCTAAACGAGACCGAACTGAGATACACCGGACTCGCTGGCATCACCCTAACGGAGAGCTCCGAGGCCGAGATCGAGATTATTGAGCCCGAGCTCACCCACGTCAAAACCTTCACGGCTCTGAACGAAGCCGTAGCCACAATACAGTTGGATATCAGCAATTCTGGCAATGGCCCAGCCTACGACCTGAGCATCACCGATGAGTTCGACGAGGCCATCTGGTTGCCCGGCAGTCTGCAGGAAGTGACCATACCCGATGGCTTCACGATAACAGAGTCCTCCAGTGGCGGCATCACCACGGTGACTATTGCGGCAGAGGTCCTAAGCACCGCACCCCCGCCCAACCAGGTACTGTCTCCCGGGGAATCGGCGACGATTGTCTTCAGCATGACTCTGCAGAACAATGGCAACCCCGGACCAACACGCATACCCAATACCGCCACACTCAAAGGCAGCTCACTGCCTGGCGATGACGACGCAGAACGGATCTACACCGAAGACGCATCCGACGAGTTGCTGTTACCCGCGCTGGATCTGCTTAAAATATGGGCGGGCCGTTCAATCCCGCAGTGCCCGGCGATACGCTCACCTACACGCTAA
- a CDS encoding type 1 glutamine amidotransferase domain-containing protein, giving the protein MRVLMVLTSHDQLGDTGEKTGFWLEEFAAPYYRLLDAGMELTLASPAGGQPPLDPKSSAPEAQTEATERFNTDPAAQAVLASTHLLAEMDASNFDGVFYPGGHGPLWDLAESADSIALIESFMGQQKPVAAVCHAPAVLVNTHINGGHWSKAAKSRASPTARRPR; this is encoded by the coding sequence ATGCGCGTACTTATGGTCCTGACCTCACATGATCAACTCGGTGATACCGGCGAGAAAACCGGCTTCTGGCTGGAGGAATTCGCCGCGCCTTACTACCGGCTGCTGGATGCGGGGATGGAGCTCACCCTGGCCTCGCCAGCGGGAGGGCAGCCGCCGCTGGACCCCAAGAGTAGCGCACCTGAGGCCCAGACCGAGGCCACCGAGCGGTTTAATACCGATCCGGCGGCACAGGCTGTGCTGGCAAGCACTCACTTGCTCGCAGAGATGGACGCTTCAAATTTTGACGGGGTGTTCTACCCCGGCGGCCACGGCCCGCTCTGGGACCTGGCCGAGAGTGCTGATTCCATTGCCCTGATTGAAAGCTTCATGGGGCAGCAGAAACCCGTAGCCGCTGTCTGCCATGCTCCCGCGGTGTTGGTGAATACTCACATTAACGGGGGCCACTGGTCAAAGGCCGCAAAGTCACGGGCTTCACCAACAGCGAGGAGGCCGCGGTAG
- a CDS encoding esterase/lipase family protein, translating to MKKIKSGLAGLKVVLVTLLAVVMMSGATVARSDNSGAVQYPIVLVHGLSGFDTLLFVDYFFGVENALSSVGANQVFTAQVTAFESNEVRGEQLLSYVQDVLALTGARKVNLIGHSQGGPTSRYVAAVRPDLVASVTSIGSPHYGSDVADLINGSPLSPAVSGIANALGGLIGALSGDPQQKQNAMAALASLDSAGAAAFNVTYPQGLRFGACEETPWVNVGRWWWPQWVKDYSVNDGAHEVNGVRYYSWGGTYNAITNSNALDPIDAVLAITSIVHGAENDGLVERCSMHLGDNIRDDYTMNHLDQTNGLFGLRGLFTTSPLPLYKAHAARLKAAGL from the coding sequence ATGAAAAAAATCAAGAGTGGTCTAGCAGGTCTAAAAGTGGTTTTAGTTACGCTGCTGGCTGTGGTGATGATGTCAGGTGCCACGGTTGCCAGGAGCGATAACTCGGGTGCTGTCCAGTATCCCATTGTTCTGGTGCATGGCTTATCAGGTTTCGATACGTTGCTGTTCGTGGACTACTTTTTTGGTGTCGAGAATGCGCTCTCTAGTGTCGGGGCAAACCAGGTATTCACGGCGCAGGTCACCGCTTTCGAGAGCAACGAAGTTCGCGGTGAGCAACTGTTGAGCTATGTACAGGATGTACTGGCACTGACCGGAGCTCGAAAAGTTAACTTGATAGGGCATTCCCAAGGGGGGCCAACTTCACGTTATGTGGCGGCAGTGCGCCCTGACCTTGTGGCATCTGTCACCTCTATCGGCAGTCCTCATTATGGAAGCGATGTGGCGGATCTGATTAATGGCTCTCCCCTAAGCCCCGCGGTCAGCGGCATTGCGAATGCGCTGGGTGGCCTGATTGGCGCATTATCTGGAGACCCACAGCAGAAGCAAAACGCGATGGCGGCTCTCGCCTCGCTAGATTCGGCGGGGGCGGCAGCCTTCAACGTCACCTATCCTCAGGGATTGCGTTTTGGTGCGTGTGAAGAGACACCCTGGGTGAATGTGGGTCGATGGTGGTGGCCTCAGTGGGTGAAGGATTACTCTGTTAACGATGGCGCGCACGAGGTAAATGGTGTTCGCTACTATTCGTGGGGCGGCACATACAATGCAATTACTAACTCCAATGCTCTGGATCCCATAGATGCGGTGCTTGCAATAACAAGCATCGTACACGGCGCAGAAAATGACGGCTTGGTGGAGCGCTGCTCAATGCATCTCGGTGATAATATTCGCGATGATTACACGATGAACCACCTCGACCAGACGAATGGCCTGTTCGGGTTGAGGGGGCTGTTCACTACATCGCCGCTCCCACTTTACAAAGCCCATGCAGCACGTCTCAAGGCTGCCGGACTCTGA
- a CDS encoding transporter: MRKFFPHNLHTHHPIASFSFSTFCMCCLTATGQTALADEDLAQKLANPIAAITSLPLQINLDDNLGPNDKGTRKTINFQPVIPFSLGDEASLVTRTIVPYIDQKDVIPGTSQSGFGDILFNAWYSKTTPDKVTWGVGPILRIPTWSDVSTDTWAGGATGIVLKVAGPWTMGALGNHIWDLESNPKVPTSASFVQPFVSYTTSSAFTYTLTSESTYDWKATEWTIPINLSVAKILPVGGVPINWVAGAGYWATSPDNGPEGWRLRFQLQVVIPKG; the protein is encoded by the coding sequence ATGCGAAAATTCTTCCCGCACAATTTACATACGCACCACCCTATCGCGTCATTTTCTTTCAGCACTTTTTGTATGTGCTGCCTGACTGCGACTGGGCAAACTGCTTTAGCTGATGAAGACTTGGCTCAAAAACTCGCGAATCCGATTGCAGCAATCACGTCATTGCCTTTGCAAATAAATCTTGACGACAATCTAGGGCCTAATGACAAAGGCACCAGGAAGACCATTAATTTTCAGCCAGTAATTCCATTTTCTCTGGGCGACGAAGCCAGCTTGGTTACACGCACCATCGTTCCATATATCGATCAGAAAGACGTGATCCCTGGTACATCTCAATCCGGTTTTGGCGATATTCTGTTCAATGCTTGGTATTCAAAGACTACGCCTGACAAAGTGACTTGGGGTGTTGGTCCGATACTGCGTATACCAACTTGGTCAGACGTTTCGACAGATACCTGGGCCGGTGGTGCAACCGGGATTGTACTGAAGGTGGCAGGCCCTTGGACGATGGGCGCACTGGGTAACCACATCTGGGATCTTGAGAGCAACCCGAAGGTTCCTACTAGCGCAAGTTTTGTTCAGCCGTTCGTTTCTTACACGACGAGCAGTGCGTTTACATACACTTTGACATCTGAGAGCACCTACGATTGGAAAGCTACAGAGTGGACGATCCCGATTAACTTGAGTGTGGCTAAGATTCTGCCCGTTGGTGGTGTCCCCATTAACTGGGTGGCGGGCGCTGGTTATTGGGCAACGTCGCCTGATAATGGACCCGAGGGATGGCGACTCCGTTTCCAGCTGCAAGTCGTTATACCAAAGGGCTGA